Proteins from one Monodelphis domestica isolate mMonDom1 chromosome 6, mMonDom1.pri, whole genome shotgun sequence genomic window:
- the LOC100013256 gene encoding histone-binding protein RBBP4 — MADKEAAFDDAVEERVINEEYKIWKKNTPFLYDLVMTHALEWPSLTAQWLPDVTRPEGKDFSIHRLVLGTHTSDEQNHLVIASVQLPNDDAQFDASHYDSEKGEFGGFGSVSGKIEIEIKINHEGEVNRARYMPQNPCIIATKTPSSDVLVFDYTKHPSKPDPSGECNPDLRLRGHQKEGYGLSWNPNLSGHLLSASDDHTICLWDISAVPKEGKVVDAKTIFTGHTAVVEDVSWHLLHESLFGSVADDQKLMIWDTRSNNTSKPSHSVDAHTAEVNCLSFNPYSEFILATGSADKTVALWDLRNLKLKLHSFESHKDEIFQVQWSPHNETILASSGTDRRLNVWDLSKIGEEQSPEDAEDGPPELLFIHGGHTAKISDFSWNPNEPWVICSVTEDNIMQVWQMAENIYNDEDPEGSVDPEGQGS; from the coding sequence ATGGCCGACAAGGAAGCAGCCTTTGATGATGCTGTAGAAGAACGAGTGATCAACGAGGAgtataaaatatggaaaaaaaatactcctTTTCTCTATGATTTAGTAATGACCCATGCCTTAGAATGGCCCAGCCTGACTGCACAGTGGCTTCCAGATGTAACAAGACCCGAAGGGAAAGATTTCAGCATTCATCGACTTGTCCTGGGTACACACACATCTGATGAACAGAATCATCTTGTGATAGCCAGTGTGCAGCTCCCCAATGATGATGCTCAGTTTGATGCCTCTCACTATGACAGTGAAAAAGGAGAATTTGGAGGCTTTGGCTCAGTTAGCgggaaaattgaaattgaaatcaaGATTAACCATGAAGGAGAAGTGAACAGGGCACGTTATATGCCCCAGAATCCTTGCATCATTGCAACAAAGACTCCATCCAGTGATGTCCTTGTTTTTGACTATACCAAGCACCCTTCAAAGCCAGACCCTTCTGGGGAGTGTAATCCAGACTTGCGCCTCCGTGGACATCAAAAAGAGGGCTATGGGTTGTCGTGGAACCCAAATCTCAGTGGACACTTGCTTAGTGCATCAGATGATCATACCATCTGCTTGTGGGACATCAGTGCTGTTCCAAAGGAAGGCAAAGTAGTGGATGCAAAGACCATATTCACAGGACACACAGCAGTAGTCGAAGATGTTTCTTGGCACCTCCTCCATGAATCTCTCTTTGGATCAGTTGCTGATGATCAGAAACTTATGATCTGGGACACACGGTCAAATAATACTTCTAAACCAAGCCACTCAGTGGATGCCCACACTGCCGAAgtaaattgtctttcttttaatccttatagTGAGTTCATTCTTGCCACAGGATCAGCTGATAAGACAGTTGCATTGTGGGATCTTAGAAATCTGAAATTGAAGTTGCATTCCTTTGAGTCACATAAGGATGAAATATTCCAGGTTCAGTGGTCTCCTCACAATGAAACTATCTTGGCTTCCAGCGGCACTGACCGAAGGCTGAACGTCTGGGACTTGAGTAAAATTGGAGAGGAGCAGTCCCCAGAAGATGCAGAAGATGGCCCACCAGAATTGTTGTTTATTCATGGTGGTCACACTGCCAAAATATCTGATTTCTCCTGGAACCCAAATGAACCATGGGTTATTTGTTCTGTAACAGAAGACAATATCATGCAAGTCTGGCAAATGGCTGAGAACATATACAATGATGAAGACCCTGAAGGAAGTGTGGATCCAGAGGGACAGGGGTCCTAG